In Terriglobus aquaticus, the genomic window CCGGATGGGGGCACGGCACTGATGGGCGCGATTCAGTCCATGTCTAGTCGTGGACATGTGTCGCCATCACGATTGGCGAATACTTCCTAAGCTAAGGGCGACGCCTTACTCTTTGGCGACGTCCGTCATGTTGTCGTCGGAGATGCGATCGATCAGCTTGTTGAAGGGATCGATGCCGGCTCGTGTGGGCTGCTGGTCGACGACGAACGAATAGGTGGCGTGTTCTGCAGTCATGCGTTCGCGGCGGACGCTCAGGGTTTTCTCTTCGTCCTTCTTGCCGGTGAACACGCCCACTTCGATGACATCGTTGAGCGCCATGGGCGACTCTACACCGTTGCCGTCCGCCTGCGTCTTGCGTGCCTGCACGTCCAGCGTGACGTCGTACTTGCCATCAGTGCGTTTCTTCCACTTCGCACTGAGCGCCTTGTTGTCATACAGGACGATGCGGTTGAAGCCGTCGTCGATGAGGTATTGCAGGTCAGGTGGAGTCTGCTCGCGCAGGGCCGCGACAAGCAAGCGTGTGTCCGGATACATCTGCGACGCCGCAGCAATGCCGGTGGTGTGACCGGCGGCATCCACCTGATTGTTTGCATTGGCGTACCGGTACTGCATCAGAAAGTTCTTGAGCGCCAGATTGATCTTGTCCTCGCCCACGTAGTCGGCCAGCGTGTACATGATCTGGCCGCCCTTCTCGTACCAGACATACGGCTCGCGCTGCACAAGAGCCAGCGGTGGCTCATGCCGAATCTCGCCCGCCCTGCCGCGCAGGTAGCGATCCAGAAAGTGCCGGAAAACTCGATGCATGTAGTCATCGCCATACTTGCGCCGCATGATCTGGTACGCGGTGTACTCAGCGTAGGTCTCCGACATCATGTTGGACCCTTGCACCATGCCGCCGATCAACTGGTGTCCCCACCATTGGTGACCGAGCTCGTGCGCAGTGACGAAATATGTGAGGTCCACGTCTGTTGGCTTTTCAACGCGGTTGATAAAGCCGATCGCTTCGGAGTAGGGAATCGTGTTTGGAAACGACTGCGCGAAGCCGCGATAACGGGGGAACTCAATCACGCGATACTGAGTGAACTGGTAGGGGCTGAAGAACTGCTGATCGTACGCGAGGCCCGCCTTGGAGGAGGCGATCATCGTATCCACGTCGTAGGGATGATGCTCGTCGTAGTAGACCTCGATGTTCACGGGCCCGTTCGGCCCTTGATACACGTCGCGTTTCACCTGGTAGCGGCCGCTGATGTAATTGAAGAAATCCTGAACGTGCGTGGACCCCATGCTGTATTCGAAGTAGCGCCGCCCATTCGCTTGCCACTCCCGTTGCAAATAGCCGGGCGACAGCGCGATCTGGTCCGGGCTGGTTGAGACGACGGTGTGGTACGTGATCCAGTCTGCCTGTTGTCCGGTGAAATGGTTCTGACGCCCGTAAACGGGATCGCCGCGCTCTGCCATCTCGTGCAGAGGGCCGAGCTTTTCTTCTCGACGGCGACGCGGGTCGGCCAGTTCGTTGCCATCCTGGTAGCCAATCGCCGGAAAAATGCCGTTGTCGAAAAATGTACCGTTGAAGGCGTACTGTGCCGGCTCGTTGCCATCGCGGAAGCCTCGCGTCACATGCCGCATATCTGCGGTCATGGTCACCACGTCACCGGGAGCGACTGGCGTGGCAAACCGGTAGATCGTGTACTGGTTCAGCGGCGCAGTCAACGTGGTCTGTGCCGGACGATCGAAGCGGACGTTCTGATCCACATCCCAGTCACCGGTGAGATGGATCTCCTGGATTGGCTGACCTGTTTTGTTCTGTAACGTGAATACGCCAACCGCGTGCACGGAGCGCTGGTACGGGTCGATGTCTACCCTGGTGTCGACTGCCGTGACCTTCAACTGCGGCACACCGCGATACTGGCGGAAGTTCGTCTCGTAGAGCGCCTGCTCATGCCGGCGCATCTTCGCGGTGGTGTAGCGGTTCAGCACGTGCGAGTTGTAGTAGAACCAACCGCCCGAGGCTATGGCCAACAGGGCAAACACTGCAAACGCGGGAGCAAGGCGCGCAGCGCGCATCCGCGCCAGGTGTGTGCGTGCCTTAAGTGAGATGTCAGAACCGCGGCGCGTATAGGCAATGGACACGACTCCGAGTGCGGCGAAGATACTGACCCAGTACAGGATTGCGGTTGCGAGCGCTGGTACAAAATGCCCGAAGCCATTCATATCGCTGAGCATGTACACGGGTGTTTGGCCGGGCAGCACCAGCGTGTTCTCTATGCCGAAGTTGTAAAGGATCGGCACGATTACAAAGATGCCAATCACGATGCCGTGCCCGATGAACTTGTTGGACACAATCGTCTGCACAAACATCGCAAGGATCGCAAAGCCGACCAGTTGCGGGAAGGTGACCAGATACAGTTCCTTGAAGTACATGGGAAAGTCGTACTGGTGAAAGCCGGCGATCGTCTGCATGAGCACGCCGCATAGCAGGGTGACGGTCAGCAGCACCAACTCCACCGCTGCGATGGCAGTCAGTTTGGCAAGCCAGTCCACAGTTTCGCTCATGGGCAGCGCGTCGTGGATACCGTCGAAGTGGTTGTCCCGCTCGCGCCAGACCAGCTCCGCGGCATACAGGGTAGCGACGATGTAAAAGAAGAGCTGGGCCGATCCTTCTACTGCATTCAGCATGAGGTAGGTAACCGGCCAGACGTTTTCACCACCGACTTGGCCGGCAAAGCGGCCGTTGTTGATGGCGAAGACGATTAGCAGACCAACGATGGCCCAGAACGGAATCTCGCGAAAGATCGTGCGCAACCGGAGCCGC contains:
- a CDS encoding M1 family aminopeptidase, whose translation is MTQFWEFFTFELKLRFKSIATYVYFLLWVTFSFLCVASESFGPVSNSNGKVLLNGPYAISMNDVGSCMFGTIIMAAIFGTSVLRDFQRDTVQILFTKPVSKGAYLGGRWLGSFVTTVFAFSGMMVGTFLGTFAPWADHARIGPNHLWWYLQPFFSLIVLQIFFLGSLFFTVAALTRKIFVVYLQGVAVFMAWIIGVTVYGSTRSLEHFWSGILDPLGNITLDNVARYWTVAEKNTLLLPWDLHSGYSPGVFVYNRLLWSGVGLLALLLLWKLFPMSAEALTAKSQSKRAARQRTAEHEEQKPVRSLVVTALPRVRQVFGTSTTWAQFLSMARLRLRTIFREIPFWAIVGLLIVFAINNGRFAGQVGGENVWPVTYLMLNAVEGSAQLFFYIVATLYAAELVWRERDNHFDGIHDALPMSETVDWLAKLTAIAAVELVLLTVTLLCGVLMQTIAGFHQYDFPMYFKELYLVTFPQLVGFAILAMFVQTIVSNKFIGHGIVIGIFVIVPILYNFGIENTLVLPGQTPVYMLSDMNGFGHFVPALATAILYWVSIFAALGVVSIAYTRRGSDISLKARTHLARMRAARLAPAFAVFALLAIASGGWFYYNSHVLNRYTTAKMRRHEQALYETNFRQYRGVPQLKVTAVDTRVDIDPYQRSVHAVGVFTLQNKTGQPIQEIHLTGDWDVDQNVRFDRPAQTTLTAPLNQYTIYRFATPVAPGDVVTMTADMRHVTRGFRDGNEPAQYAFNGTFFDNGIFPAIGYQDGNELADPRRRREEKLGPLHEMAERGDPVYGRQNHFTGQQADWITYHTVVSTSPDQIALSPGYLQREWQANGRRYFEYSMGSTHVQDFFNYISGRYQVKRDVYQGPNGPVNIEVYYDEHHPYDVDTMIASSKAGLAYDQQFFSPYQFTQYRVIEFPRYRGFAQSFPNTIPYSEAIGFINRVEKPTDVDLTYFVTAHELGHQWWGHQLIGGMVQGSNMMSETYAEYTAYQIMRRKYGDDYMHRVFRHFLDRYLRGRAGEIRHEPPLALVQREPYVWYEKGGQIMYTLADYVGEDKINLALKNFLMQYRYANANNQVDAAGHTTGIAAASQMYPDTRLLVAALREQTPPDLQYLIDDGFNRIVLYDNKALSAKWKKRTDGKYDVTLDVQARKTQADGNGVESPMALNDVIEVGVFTGKKDEEKTLSVRRERMTAEHATYSFVVDQQPTRAGIDPFNKLIDRISDDNMTDVAKE